From a region of the Eulemur rufifrons isolate Redbay chromosome 7, OSU_ERuf_1, whole genome shotgun sequence genome:
- the LOC138387655 gene encoding noelin gives MSVPLLKIGVVLSTMAMITNWMSQTLPSLVGLNTTKLSAASGGTLDRSTGVLPTNPEESWQVYSSAQDSEGRCICTVVAPQQTMCSRDARTKQLRQLLEKVQNMSQSIEVLDRRTQRDLQYVEKMENQMKGLESKFKQVEESHKQHLARQFKAIKAKMDELRPLIPVLEEYKADAKLVLQFKEEVQNLTSVLNELQEEIGAYDYDELQSRVSNLEERLRACMQKLACGKLTGISDPVTVKTSGSRFGSWMTDPLAPEGDNRVWYMDGYHNNRFVREYKSMVDFMNTDNFTSHRLPHPWSGTGQVVYNGSIYFNKFQSHIIIRFDLRTETILKTRSLDYAGYNNMYHYAWGGHSDIDLMVDENGLWAVYATNQNAGNIVISKLDPVSLQILQTWNTSYPKRSAGEAFIICGTLYVTNGYSGGTKVHYAYQTNASTYEYIDIPFQNKYSHISMLDYNPKDRALYAWNNGHQILYNVTLFHVIRSDEL, from the exons ATGTCGGTGCCGCTGCTCAAGATCGGGGTTGTGCTGAGCACCATGGCCATGATCACCAACTGGATGTCCCAGACGCTGCCCTCTCTGGTGGGCCTCAACACCACCAAGCTCTCGGCGGCCAGCGGCGGGACGCTCGACCGCAGCACTGGC GTGTTGCCCACCAACCCTGAGGAGAGCTGGCAGGTGTACAGTTCTGCCCAGGACAGCGAAGGCCGGTGTATCTGCACAGTGGTCGCCCCCCAGCAGACCATGTGTTCACGGGATGCACGCACAAAACAGCTGAGGCAGCTACTGGAGAAG GTGCAAAACATGTCTCAATCCATAGAGGTCTTGGACAGGCGGACTCAGAGAGACTTGCAGTACGTGGAGAAGATGGAGAACCAAATGAAAGGCCTGGAGTCCAAGTTCAAGCAGGTGGAGGAGAGCCATAAGCAACACCTGGCCAGGCAGTTCAAG GCGATAAAAGCGAAAATGGATGAACTTAGGCCTTTGATCCCTGTGTTGGAAGAGTACAAGGCCGATGCCAAATTGGTATTGCAGTTTAAAGAGGAGGTCCAGAATCTGACGTCAGTGCTTAACGAGCTGCAAGAGGAAATTGGCGCCTATGACTACGATGAACTTCAGAGCAGAGTGTCCAATCTTGAAGAAAGGCTCCGTGCATGCATGCAAAAACTAG CTTGTGGGAAGCTGACTGGCATAAGTGACCCCGTGACTGTCAAGACCTCCGGCTCAAGGTTCGGGTCCTGGATGACTGACCCTCTGGCCCCAGAAGGTGATAACCGG GTGTGGTACATGGACGGCTACCACAACAACCGCTTCGTCCGCGAGTACAAGTCCATGGTTGACTTTATGAACACGGACAATTTCACCTCCCACCGCCTCCCCCACCCGTGGTCGGGCACAGGGCAGGTGGTCTACAACGGCTCCATCTACTTCAACAAGTTCCAGAGTCACATCATCATCAGGTTCGACCTGAGGACGGAGACCATCCTGAAGACGCGCAGCCTGGACTACGCCGGCTACAACAACATGTACCACTACGCCTGGGGCGGCCACTCGGACATCGACCTCATGGTGGACGAGAACGGGCTGTGGGCCGTCTACGCCACCAACCAGAACGCCGGCAACATCGTGATCAGCAAGCTGGACCCCGTCTCCCTGCAGATCCTGCAGACCTGGAACACGAGCTACCCCAAGCGCAGCGCCGGAGAGGCCTTCATCATCTGCGGGACGCTCTACGTCACCAACGGCTACTCGGGGGGCACCAAGGTGCACTACGCGTACCAGACCAACGCCTCCACCTACGAGTACAttgacattcccttccagaacAAATACTCGCACATCTCCATGTTGGACTACAACCCCAAGGACCGCGCCCTGTACGCCTGGAACAACGGCCATCAGATCCTCTACAACGTGACCCTCTTCCACGTCATCCGCTCCGACGAGTTGTAG